GGACGGTTGAAGTTGTCATTCCATTTAATGACTTATATGATATCAACGGAAAAATTATTGTGACCAACGACTTAGGGCGCCGAGTGATAGAATTTGAACCAACCAATCAATATGGAGAAATGTTTGATGCATTTGCTGATGCGATAGCTAAGGATGAAGCGGTCCCACTGTCATTAGAAGACAGTCGAATGAACATGCATATCATAGATCAGCTCGTCAAGTCCTCCAAAACGCAACAGTGGGAGTCCATAGAATCCAAATAAAAAGGATGGACATTTAATCACAAAATGTGATAAGATGTTTTTGAGGTGATTTAATGAAATCCTTTGGAGCTATACTCAAAGAAATACGAAAAGCACACCATATGAGTCAAAAGGAATTAGGCAAGCGCTTAGGTGTGGGGCAAACGACAATAGCAAATTATGAAAAAGATATTCGTTTTCCAAATCAAGAGACCCTAATGATTATGGCGGATATATTTGATGTATCCGTCGATCAATTACTGGGTCGACAAGAACTTAAGATAAACAGCGAATGCATGGATGAAATACAATTAAAACAAACGCTTTTAGACCTTTTATTACGAGCAAAAGAGCGCGAAGCGATGGACGTTATTAAAGGATATAAAGTAACCCGTGAAGAAATTATTCGTTTGTATGAAGGTGTTTTTCGCGCGTTACTCATAGACGTTGGTGTTCTTTGGGAAGAAGGTAAAATATCCATTGCCAAAGAACACTATATCTCTGAGTGTATATGGCGTATGGTAAGCTATATATCTCAAGGTATTGAACGGGGCACATCTTCAAAAGGCAATGTGTTGTGTATGGCGTTATCAGGTGAGCAGCATACATTAGGCATACGTATGGTTGCGGATTATTTTAATTTACTTGGATATCATCCCTACTATATAGGGGCTAATATTCCAACGGGAGAAGTTGTTGAGTTTGTGAAGCAAATCAAGCCCAGATATATAGCCCTATCATTGACAACACAGACCCTTAATGATGCACTGATTAACTTAATTAAATGCTTAAAACAAACATGTGAATCCTGCACGATTATTGTTGGCGGTCAAGCATATGAAAAAAACAAAGGAATGATTCCCCAACAAGCAGATGAATTCATAGATAGCTTTGAAGCACTTGAGGATTTGTTGAGGAGAACAGATGGAATTTAACAGTATTTTATGGCTTCATACGAGTGTCAAAAATCAAATTCATCATAAAATTATTGAGAATCTCAATTTGGAAGAAGTTTATCAACAACTTCTTACAAATGATGAGATTCTTTATTCTTTATGTATGGATGTTCAAACGATTGAATATCGTCAGGCTATTCTTAAGGACTTTATGAGCAATGAAGGACTCTTGGATGAGTTGATGAAGAGCTTAGAAGCTTTTTATCACTTAAAACCCTTGTATCATTCAGAACTATATAAAGTATCTAATCTGTATCGTATTATTGATATGCTTATTATTATGGAAAAGGCAATTGACAGTTTAGAACAGCTAGATCAGATACTGCGATACTATCGGTTGGAATCATCGGGATTAAAAAAACTATGCGATAGTGTGTATGCGAATATAGGTACCGATGAATATAAGGCAATGAAAAGGGATCTAAAGGAGATACACTATATATTTAGTTCGATTAAAGGGGCGACGCTATCGGTATCTATGACATCAGGAATGCGCCCCAAATTTGCTCAGGTAACGCAGATTGATCATCACCGATATCGATACCCTAAAGCCTTTCGACATGTGTCGGATGTCTTAGCGGATGATCAGACCTTTTTGGATCGGCGTATTTCAAGTTATGTTCCTGTTTTTAAAGTACAAAAAATGAACTATAATATTTTGGAAGAAATTGAGTATGCTTTACGTGAACATAAAGCTAAATTGGAGGCATTTATACAATCTTATGAGCGTATTGATATAAAACCGTTTGTGCGGTTATATGAAGAAATTGCGTTTTATAGCTCCAGCTATAAGCTTTTTCACACATTACAAGAAAAAGGGCTTCCGATTACCAAACCAGAAATTGTAGCCAATGCGACATGCTTAGCGTTTGAGGATGGATATAATATTAATTTGGCTATAAAAGGTACAGTTGCACCGAGTGCGATTGTTCTAAATGGATTTGAGTTAAACGAAGAGCGAAAGTTTTTTCTGATAACAGGGGCTAATCGTGGAGGAAAGACAACTTATACACAGTGTATTGGACAAATACAGCTCCTTGGTCAGCTTGGGTTATATGTACCGGCTAAGTCCGCTAAGATTAGTTTGGTTGATACTATAGAATCGCATTTTCCGGCGTTAGAAAATGAGTCTGTCGATAAGGGGAAATTTGGAAGAGAATGTGAAGTGTTTGTTGAAAGCTTTAAGCGTGTGACACCGCGTTCGATTATGCTTTTGAATGAATCTTTTGCCGGGACAAGTCATCTAGAAAGTTTAAGTATTGCAACACAAGGTGTTGTTGCAATGATGCAAGCAGGTATTCCTTTTATCTTTAATACCCACTTGCATGAGTTATATGAAGAAGTATTAGCGGAATTGGAGCATAAAGGGTTGAGCACCTTAAAAGAGCACTTAATTAGTTTAACAACAAAGATGGAACAAGTTGACAGTACCTATGTCATGATTGAACAGGAACCGATGGGAAAAAGCTATGCAAGGGAAATTGCTATTAAATATGGGGTAACATATGAACAACTTATAAAAGATATGTCGTAGGGGTGGATAATGAATAAGTCGTTAATGAGTTTGTTATGGAGTAAGGATTCAAGTAAAAAAACTATGACCCTATCAAAAAAAGATATGGATGATATGGGGATTGAATGGTTTGTAGATTTTTTTCAAGGGGAGAAAAAGCAAAGTTTAGACACATTAATTCATGAAATTCCAATTGAAATCCAAGATATTAAATATCGTCAGAGTATCTTAAAAGACTGTGTGAATAATCCGCTACTGTTTGATAAACTGCTTTCATACGGACAAGATGCCTTCCATCAGATGACATTAAGCAAATTTGCATTTGAAAAAGAGGCGACTATTTACAACTTAATCAAAAGAGTGGCAGAAGTGGATGGGATTCGAAAAACGCTGGAAGATATTTTGCATATGTTTGAACAGGCAACGATCGAGTCACAAGGATTAAAGCAATATCATCAACTTTTACAAGAAATTGTTGATTCCAGGATTTATGATGCGTTTATTCGGGATGTTGAAATGATTAAATCGCAAGCGGCGGGTGTTAAAAGTATAAAAATCGGCTTGAATTTGGATGAATATTTGCAACCGATTGAAGCCATTTTACTAGATGTCAGTGAAGAAGTGTTTAAATATGGACGCTTTGATAAGAAAATGGAATATTATGCAGTAAAAGGCATGAAAGAAGTGATGCTGATTCCACGAAAAATTTTTGCAAAGGAAACGATTGCACCACCCGAAGCACTTAACAATTTAGAAAAAATTGTTGAGCCGGCCATGCTTCAACTTATTAGCTTTTGTGATCAGTTTACCCGTAAAATTCTTGAGGTTCTTAGTATTCTTCATGAGGACTTGCCGTATTATAGCGTCGGAGTAACAATGTATCAACAAATTACCGACCAAGGCTATATCATGACATTGCCCAAGTGGGGGCAAGATTACAAAGCGAAGGATTTGTATCATCTGCATCTGGCGATGAAGCTCAAGCCAGATGAACTGGTTTTTAATACAATAGAGTTAAGCAAAGATAAGCCGATTAATATATTGACAGGAGCTAATCGTGGCGGCAAGACGACAACGACACAAAGCATTATGCAAAGTATATGGATGGGGCAACTGGGATTTTTTGTAGCGGCAAAAGAAGTAGAGCTTCCTTTAGTTAGTGCGTTGAAGGTCCATTTTCCAAGAGAAGAAAAAGAGACGGTGGATTATGGACGCTTAGGTGAAGAATGTAACCGCTTTAAAGAAATGTTTGAACAAAGCTCTTCAACGAGTTTCTTCTTTATGAATGAGTCTTTTTCAGGGACGTCCCACCATGAAAGCTTGCAAATCTCAGTAGAGATATTACAAGCCATATATCAAAGAGGTAGCTTTGTTTTATTCAATACGCATTTACATGAACTCGTTGAAACATTGGAGAAAAAAATACCTCAAAAGAGTATTCAAAGCCTAATTGCGGGAAAAGATATGGATAAATCCCCCTATGTTATTGAACGCGGGCGACCCCTTGGAAAAAGTTATGGTATAGAAATAGCCAAAAAATATGGGATGAATTATGAGACGCTGATTCGTATACCCCATTAATTGTGTTCGCATGGTTTAAAAAGGATCAATGTAGAGATAACGTTTTAAGCCATCAAACAACTGATTAAAGCGTTCACTATCGACTTGGTAGTATATACGTTTACCTTCTTGATACTTCATGTGAATAATCCCTAGATCAACTAGACGACTAATGTGATAGCTAATGGTAGCTGTTGTAATCCCTAAGTGGTCTGAAATCTCCTTATTATAATGAGGGGCATGCATTAAAAAGCGAATAAGATTTCGACGAGTATCGTCAGCAAGGGATTTGATTAATTCTTCATAATGCACTTGATGATGGTCAGAGTATAGTTGTTTTTCTGCATCAACACCATAGAAAAAATATACTTCATTGTGGTTGCCATAGGCTACGGTGATTTTGTCACCGAAAAAATAACCGACAAAAATGCGGATGGAACTATGCTCATTGGACAAAGCCTCTTTGCTTTGAAATAAGATGGCATTAATAAAATCATCCGGGTTTTCATCCAATAGTTGTTGATGCTTGGGTTGAATCTTTTGTAGCTGTTGTGTTAATTGATCTTCGTTTTTTGAAAAAAAGTGTGTATAGAAAAATTCAAAGGAATAAATCAAACGTTCCATAACACCGTCAGGATACTTTTTGAATTGGTAATAGAGTGTTTTATCCATTCCAAATTCATGGCGAAGATTGGTAAGCTCATCTAAAAGATGATCCAGTGCAGCGCTTTCGGATTCGATGGATACAGGAATATCAATGCGGTCAATATATAAATCCAGCAACTGACGTGTGGTGAATTTTTTAAGATAGCCAATGAGGTCAAGAGGGTGTGATAAGTTTTCGTGAATAATCACATCAAGCAAAACAATATAAAAGCAAGAAAAATCTCTTAAAAAAAGTTCGATATCGTTGATGACTAAAATAGGTAGTTTGGGATAAATTTGTTCGACATAGCTGGTGATAAAATGATCAAAACGCTTGGTAGAGAGTGTCTCGTCAGCATTTTGATTAATGGAATAATAAGCGATGCCGGTCAGATTATAAAGAAACTCTAGCGATAAATTGGTTTCAATTGTAAGTGATTTCATAGCGTTACCCACTTTCCGTTTGGTATATCGTTATAGACTAGTTTATATTTTATCAAAGTAAAGCGAAGATTTCCACTCTTTTATTGAGATTGAAAACATTGATGTGATGAAAAACATATGATATAATTCCTTTTAAATGTTTTACTAAGGCATATGGAGGCTGTTATGAAAAAAAAAGTGGAAAAATATAATATAGAATATACGGTGATGGGAGAAGAGCATGAAAAAGACTTGGTTATTTTTCATGGATGGGGATGTAACAAAGAAATGTTTGATTTTATAGTGGAACACTTTAAGACAAAATATCGTGTGTTTGCTTTTGACTTACCAGGATTTGGCGGTTCAAAAGAACCCAAGGAGATTATGGGTACAATGGAATATGCCAAACAAATGCGTGATGTTTTTGAGCTCTTGGGTATAAAGACACCGATCGGTATTGGACATTCCTTTGGAGGACGTATCTTAATAAAAATGGCAACATTTTATACCTTTGAAAAATTGGTTTTAACAGGGAGTGCAGGTGTAGTCAACAAACGTCCGTTAAAATACTATGTTAAAGTATATACATTTAAACTCATGAAGCGTATATACCAACTTAAACCGGTTCAAAAAATGTGTCCGAATATGCTGGAACGTTATAGAAATAAAGCAGGTTCCGCAGATTACAATCAGGCAAGTCCAACGATGAAACAAATTCTCTCAAAAGTGGTTAATGAAAATTTGATACATGAGTTTAAACTAGTCAAGGTGCCAACGTTACTTATTTGGGGAGACAATGATACGGCGACACCGCTTAATGATGGAAAGATTATGGAAAAAGAGTTTGCAGATGCCGGATTAGTTATCTTTGAAGGTGGGACACACTATGCGTTTTTGGAACAAGCGCAACGATTTATAAAAGTATTGGATGCATTTATATAATGCATGCTA
This sequence is a window from Vallitaleaceae bacterium 9-2. Protein-coding genes within it:
- a CDS encoding alpha/beta hydrolase gives rise to the protein MKKKVEKYNIEYTVMGEEHEKDLVIFHGWGCNKEMFDFIVEHFKTKYRVFAFDLPGFGGSKEPKEIMGTMEYAKQMRDVFELLGIKTPIGIGHSFGGRILIKMATFYTFEKLVLTGSAGVVNKRPLKYYVKVYTFKLMKRIYQLKPVQKMCPNMLERYRNKAGSADYNQASPTMKQILSKVVNENLIHEFKLVKVPTLLIWGDNDTATPLNDGKIMEKEFADAGLVIFEGGTHYAFLEQAQRFIKVLDAFI
- a CDS encoding helix-turn-helix domain-containing protein, coding for MKSFGAILKEIRKAHHMSQKELGKRLGVGQTTIANYEKDIRFPNQETLMIMADIFDVSVDQLLGRQELKINSECMDEIQLKQTLLDLLLRAKEREAMDVIKGYKVTREEIIRLYEGVFRALLIDVGVLWEEGKISIAKEHYISECIWRMVSYISQGIERGTSSKGNVLCMALSGEQHTLGIRMVADYFNLLGYHPYYIGANIPTGEVVEFVKQIKPRYIALSLTTQTLNDALINLIKCLKQTCESCTIIVGGQAYEKNKGMIPQQADEFIDSFEALEDLLRRTDGI
- a CDS encoding winged helix-turn-helix domain-containing protein gives rise to the protein MKSLTIETNLSLEFLYNLTGIAYYSINQNADETLSTKRFDHFITSYVEQIYPKLPILVINDIELFLRDFSCFYIVLLDVIIHENLSHPLDLIGYLKKFTTRQLLDLYIDRIDIPVSIESESAALDHLLDELTNLRHEFGMDKTLYYQFKKYPDGVMERLIYSFEFFYTHFFSKNEDQLTQQLQKIQPKHQQLLDENPDDFINAILFQSKEALSNEHSSIRIFVGYFFGDKITVAYGNHNEVYFFYGVDAEKQLYSDHHQVHYEELIKSLADDTRRNLIRFLMHAPHYNKEISDHLGITTATISYHISRLVDLGIIHMKYQEGKRIYYQVDSERFNQLFDGLKRYLYIDPF